The genomic interval GGAGGCCTCTCGCCTGCGGCCCGAAGCCTTCGGCGGACGGGCCGGCGGACGTGTCGGCAATGGTCGTTACCAGGCGCCAGCGCCCGCCGCATTCGGTGCAAGCGAGAATGTCGAACAGAAAGATTCGGCGGAGCAGGTCGGCCCACGCGAAATGGCGCGGGCGAGTGTAGGCGAACACGCGATCCCGTCGGGGCCGAGCAGCGGATTGTCGACCGGCGTCGGGGTCAGTGCGTGCAAGTCGGCATACACTCGCCGCCGGTGCAGCGTGCCGCCGGCATGTACGTCGAACGCAAGAACCCGGTTGCGGAAGTGTTCGCTCACGAACAGCGTCATGCCGTCGGGTGCGAGAGCAATGCCGTTGGCATAGTGAATGGCGCCGGCGAGCAGGCGGGTCGCGCCGCCGGGCTGGTGCCGAAACACGCAGCCGGCCACCGGGGCGGTGGGTTCGAAGACGCCGGAGGCAGTGAAGTAGAGCGCGCCGGCACGATCGAAGACGAGGTCGTTGGGAGCCGGCAAGGACCGGCCCGTGGCCTCCTGCCGGATGACCTCGATCGTGGTCCCGTCGCAGTCGACCCGGGCGATGCAGTTGCTGTCGCTGCCGGTGACCCAGAGGGTGCCGTCGGACCCGCAGACGGCGGCCGCCGGTCCGAAGCCGGGCTCCTGCCAGACCGTCCGGGCGGCGCCGTCCGCGAGGTCGATCACGCCGACGGCGTGCCGCGCATACTCGACGAAGTACAGGCGGCACGCGTTCCACGTCGGGCCCTCGGGGTAGAAAAGCGGTTCGTGCAGCACACGCATCGAGGTGGTCGCGCGGTCTCTCTGAGGTCGCACGTTCCATAGCAACCAGCGCCGTGCCGTGGCCAGTGCCGTCCCGTGCGCTCGGGCCGGGTAATTTCCGAAAGCTTTCGGTACTGATCCCCT from Candidatus Binatia bacterium carries:
- a CDS encoding SMP-30/gluconolactonase/LRE family protein; translation: MRVLHEPLFYPEGPTWNACRLYFVEYARHAVGVIDLADGAARTVWQEPGFGPAAAVCGSDGTLWVTGSDSNCIARVDCDGTTIEVIRQEATGRSLPAPNDLVFDRAGALYFTASGVFEPTAPVAGCVFRHQPGGATRLLAGAIHYANGIALAPDGMTLFVSEHFRNRVLAFDVHAGGTLHRRRVYADLHALTPTPVDNPLLGPDGIACSPTLARAISRGPTCSAESFCSTFSLAPNAAGAGAW